CGCGAGCGCGACGGACGTGGCCCCGAACGCGACGAGGCGCGCCGCACGGGAGACGAAGAGCGCGGTTACGTCGTCGTGCGATGTGCCCGAGGGGCTCGCGTCGGTCGTGTCGCCCTCGCTCACGGCTTCGGAGCCACGCGGACGACGGGGCCTTCGACGCGGCCGCCCTTGAGCACGGCGACCTCGAGCTCGCCCTCGAGCTTCGGGAGCGGCGCGAGGAACGCCTTTTTGCCGCTCGGCGCGGGGAGGAGCAGGTTCGCGCGGTTGTAGGTGCGCCCGACCTGCGGCTCGCCGAGGCCGAACGTGTACGGGAACGCGGGGCCCGAGCCCACGACACGAACGCCCACACGCACGGCGCCTGCGAGGGCCGGGTACGCGCGGGGCTTCGTCTGCGGGAGCGGGACGAACGCGCTCGTCGTGATCGACGTGTCGGCGAAGCCAGGGCCGGGGAGGCCCACGAGGGGAGGCTGCGTGAGCGTGTGCTCGGGCACGTCGAGCTCGACGGAGAGCACGGCGCCGGACCAGCCCTTCGCCTCGGGGGGCGCGACGAGCTTCGCCGCGGTGATCGTGGGCGCGCTCGCGCTCGTCTTCGGGAGGCCCGAGGTGTCGAGGGCGATGGCGCGTGTTCCGCACGCGTTGGCCTCGTCGAGGCTCGCGCACGCGCCGCAGTTGCAGCCGTCGCACACGGAGACGTCGGTGTCGCCGCGGAGGCCGCGCTTTTGGCGGATCCACTGCTCGAGGGAGATGGCGTCGGGGTCGTGCGGGTCCTTCGCGGACTCGGCGGCGTGGAGCTCGCGCGCGGCGTCTTTTCCGATGTAGCGCACGTGCCAGTGCTCGTAGCGGTAGCCGGTCTTCGGGTTGATGGGCACCTCATGATCGCCCCGGGGGATGCAGGTCTCCTTCTCGTGGAGGTCGTCGGGGTGGATGGGATAGGGGAAGACGAAGCCGTGCTCCCAGGCGTGCTCGACGAGCCACTTTCCGCCCTTGGTGCAGCCGAAGCCCTGGCGGAAGACGGTCTCGCCCGAGGCCTTCCACTCGGCGGTGAAGAGGTCGATGGTGGTGCCGAGCTGGTGTTGGCTATGGCCCGGGAGGGCGGACTGCTCTGCGGCGGAGCAGAAGTCGCTGCGCTTCACCCAACCTTGGAAGGTGACACACTGGGCGAGGTAGCTGCGGTAGACGGACTCGATGTGGCCGGGGACGCCGGCGCGCGCCATGGCGGCGAGGAGCTCCTTCATGGCGCTCGCCGCATCTTTGCGGAGGCACTGGTACTTTTCGCAGTCGGCGGGGGAGCGGGGCTGGAACTTGACGATGTCGACCATGTCGGTCGGTGCGTAGTCGGGTGCGAGTGCGCCTTGGGGGGAGCGGTTGACGAGTGCGAGGAGATCGTCGCCGTCGACGAAGGAGGCCTTGAGGTCGCGCGGGGCGAGGAAGTTCTTCTGGGCGCCCTTGGCGAGGACGGCGCAGGCGATGCGGGCGCTCTCTTTCATGGCGCCGTAGGGGTCCTTCGGGAGGGCGGTCTGGGGCTCGCCGCTGGCGTCGTCCGGGGTCGTCGCGTCGGCCGAGGCGCTCGCGTCCATGGCGAGGGCGGCGTCGCGGGGAGAGGCGTCGACGGCGGCGTCGGCCGCGGGCTCTTGAGGGGCCTGGGGTGTGCTCTTGGCGCACGCGCCGAGCGCGACGAGCGCGGTCGTCAGGGCGAAGGGCAGGGCGCGCAGCGAGGACCTCATGGGGCCTCTCTCATAGGCGAAACGGCGGGAGATGAGAGGGGGTTCGTGGGGGCGCGGCCGAAGCGCGTGCCGAAAAGGGGGAGAGCAAGGTGCCGCCAACGCGCGGGTGCTCGGGCTTGCCGATGGTCGCGAGGGAGAGAAGGTGCCGCCAACGCGCCGGTGCTCGAGCTTGGCGGTGGTCGCGAGGGAGAGAAGGTGCCCCCCCTCGCAGGTGCTCGGCCTACGGCCTGCGCGCCTGCGGTCCCCCCCAAATCGCGAGCTCCGCTCGCTCAGGGGGACGCAGAGAGACGCGCGAAGGAGCGCTACATGACGCGGACGCAGGCGGCACCGTCACTGAGGAGGTGGTAGGCGCTGCCGGCGGGGACGACGATTCCGGGATCTCCCGCGCTGGCCTTGATGGTGGCGTCGTCGGCGGTGGCGTTCCAGACGACGCGAAGCCAGCCTTCGGCAGGACCGGGGGGGTAGGGTGAGGTCGAAAGCGGCGCCGGGGGGCGCCGTCGAGCTTGAGCCGCTCGAACTGAGCCTCGTTCTCGGTGAGGGTGGCAGACCCCGCGACGGTGTAGACGCCCAGGAGCTCGGACTGGGAGAGAATGGGCTCGATGACGGAGGGGCCTTGGGGGCCGACGCACTCCCAGGTGACGTCGTTGTCGACGATGGTTCCGCCACGAGTGGTCGGCCAAGGAGTAGGCTCGGCAGCGCCGGCGGTTCCGCGAGAGAGGGCGCGGTAAACGTACCCGTTCGGGACGGTAGGCTCGACGGACTCGCCCGGAGAATACTGCCTGCCGGTGACCCACGGCGTGTTGGGCCCAAAGAGGCCCATGGACCAACCGCCGGACTCGACGGCGCGCCAGGCGGCCGGGAAACGCGTCGTGTTGGAGCGATTGACAATGAGGTCTCCGGCGCTGAACCAGCCGACGAAGCCCGTATCCGTGCCCGTGCCCCCGAGCCAGTCCGTGCTGCCGACAGCGTGATCGGCAGATGCACCGGTGAGCCGGTTCCACCCTTGTGTTTGCGTGCCGAACCAGACGCCGTCGTCGAAGGTGACATGCCCCGGCCGCGGCAGGCTGTAGCGGCTCGCGAAGTGCATGCCGATAAAGTAGCCACTTCCGCCCCAGCGAAGATCCCACTGGCCGGTCTCCGGGTTCCAGACGCACTGATAGCCTGCGTCGGTACCCTCAACCAACGGGAACTGCTGGTGTGACCAGGCGAATGCGGCTTTGGCGTCGACCTTGGACCCGGCCTGGAACGAGGTGATCCGACCACCTTCGGAGGAGCCGAACCACACGTTGTCGGCGGAGTAGTATCCCGGGGTGAAGACGGCAGCGAGACCGGTGGTGCCGAGGTTGACGAAGCCGGGACCGAGGTTGTACGCGTCGTGCGTCGGCGGGATGGGAAACGGCCCGTTCCAGGTGGTGCCGTCGTCGATGGACCATCGGTATTCGGCGGAGGCGCCAGCGGCTTCGCCCCAGGCGTTCTTGCCATCGGGGTAGCCGGCCGTGGTGACCTCGATGCGAACGGCGGCGTAGGGCTCGATGAGGTACCCGCGAAGGCGCAGGGTGGGCGGGTTCGTCCCTTGGGCGGTCAGTGCTGGGCCGGTCGTCGATACGAAGGTGACGGGCTGGGCCTGATGGGCGTAGCCTCCGTAGTAGGAGGACCGCGGGGTCTCGCCAGCCTCACCGAACCCACCGAGTACCGTGAGATTGTTGGCCTCGAAGGCATTCGGAGGTTGATCGCCTTCGTGGTAGCAGCCGACGAAAGTCGAGGCCCCGGGCAGACCCGGGGCCACGCAAAAACCACCTTTGAGGTTTTCGGCGGTGTGGCAAGAGATGTAGGTACAGCCGAGAGCTGAGGCCTCGTAGATCCCGTAGCCCTTGTTGCCCTGGGCGTCAAAGCCGATGGCCAGGCCGACGTTCGAATTGAAACCGACGGTGTGGAGCCCGTCGCCGCCGTTCTCGGTCGCCCGCGACCACTGGATCTGCCAGTTCGAAGCGGATCCGCCGGCGGTCGTGTCGATGCGAATTCCGTGGGAAGAAAAGCCAGCGAACGTGCACCTGTTGATGAAGGTGGCCGTAAACATCTCGAGGCCGCACGCCCCGGGGACGGAATGGCCGACGGCCTGGCACATCAAGTCCTCGATGGCGCAGCCGTCGGCGATAAAGTCGTCCGGTAGGCCCATGCTCCCATGCCAGGTCCGAATGGCCGTGACCCCTTCGTCCGCGAGGAGCACGCTTCGGGGAGCGTAATCACCGTAGCGATGCGAGCCAGCGCCGCGGAGGAGCACCCCACGCCCGATCTCGAGGGTGGAGCCGATGCGGTAGTACCCCGGGGGGACGTGGACCACCGCGCCGAGCGCATACCCCGGAAGGTTGGGGACGGCGTCGATGCAGGCTTGGATAGCCGGCGCGGAGTCTGTCATTCCGCCGACGATCGCGTCGTACGGGACGGCGCCGAAATTGACGACGTTGAAGCTCGGGAACGAGGCGGGGCCGACCGATACGGCACGCCGCGTGGACCAGGTGTAGCTCGAGCCGGCCACGTAGACGCCCGCTGGAAACGCGGCAGTGATGCCGGTGGCGGGAAAGGTGAAGATGCTGCCGACGGGGAGGGTGAGGGGAGCCGCCGGAGGAGCGGGAAAGTACGAAGTGCCGCCATCGAGTGAATAGCGAAACAGGGAGCTATTGCCTGCGTCGATGGCGACGACGAAGTCGTAGTCGCGAGCGGGCTCGCCGGAGATCGTGACGACGGGGAGCATCGCACCGCTCGGAGTGACCGCAGAACGAAAACCGGTTCCGCCGAAGAGCGTCTGGTTGGGGTGCGCGAGGATGCGACCCTCGATGGTGACGGAGGCGCCGTTCGGCTCGAGCGTAGCGCCTTCGTCGAAGAAGACCTGTACGTTGGCCGGGATCGTGAGCGTCGAGGCCGGAGAGGTGACGTAGGTGCCAGGTGGAAAGTGGAGAATGCCGCCGGACGATGCAGCCGCAGCGGTAGCGGCAGCCGAAATCGCTGTTTCGTCGGAGCCAGCGCCGGTGACGCCGTAGCTCCTGACGTTGAACATGAGGCGCGCCGAGGTGTCGCGGGAGGCGCGCGGCTGGATCGCGAGGTTCCCGCCCTCGTCGCAGGTGCCGACGACGTATTCGCTGCCGTCGGGGCGCTCGACGCGGATGAGGCGACATTGGTCGGCCGCCGTTCCGGCGTTCACGTCGGTCGCGACGACGTAAGAGGTGCCGGCACCGCCTGCGCCGAGACTCGTGACCGCCTGTTTCGCAACCTCTCCGGCCACGAGAACACTTGCGGTGCCCGCCCCGCCATTCACGGCCTCAGTCACGCCGAACACGGTTTTCGAGGTCGCTAGGTTCAGCCTGGTAGCCCGTGCAACCTCGGCCCGATTCGCCCCAGTGTCCCAGCCAACCACGCACACCGCATCACCCGCGACGATCACGCCGACCATCGTACAAGTCGTTGCCATAGAGTCGTCCCCCTCTTCCTGTAAGCATCCTGTGTGGACTAGAGCCGCAGTCGAACCACTCCGATGGCGGTGTCGGAAACGGCATTCAAGTCGTAGATCCAAGTCCCTGTAGCCAAAATCGAGCAGCCCACAATGGCTCCGGCGCTAACCCCGGTTTGTGCATTTGCAGGAGGCGGAAGGAATGTGGTGCCCGCCGAGCCGAACGTCGGATCTCCGATTCCGTTCGGTAGGTAGCGCGCGAAGCTGGCGCCGTACGTGTCGCTTTGACCGCCCACGCCGCTCAATCCGAGCGCCAGGATTCGCCCGTCGTCTTGGCCAAGAATCTGTACGCTGCGATCCACGCGACCTGAGAAGTCCGTCCTGACTACACCGCCATCGCCAAAGCCAAGGTCCAATGCTCCCGAAGGGCCGAGTCGCAGTACTGCAAAGTCGTCAGGTTCGGGTCCGCCGGACCAGCCTCCAACGAGAACGTGCCCGGTTGCGTCGCGGGCCACGCTGTTTGCTCGCTGCGTGCCGCTTCCGAACGCGGAAATGTACTTCCCGGCCACACCAAATGACGGATCTGCCGTGCCGTCGTCCTTTAGGCGGGTCGCAAACATGTCGTACCGCCCGGTGAGTGCCGCGGTCTCCTTCGTGCTGCCAGCGAGGACGATGGTTCCACCCGGCCCTAACGCTAGCGCTCCCGTGCGGTCGTCGGTTCCACGAACATCTACCGTTACGCGGCCCGAGCTTCCGAACGTGGGGTCTGGGGTGCCGTCGCTTGCGTAGCGGACTAGCTCGAAGTTGGCGCTCCCCACCGTGTCGTCCTCGCTGTGGCCGGCGACAATGATCTTCCCGCCGGGCATGACTGTGAGCGAGTTGGCGTATGCCTGGCGACCCGGGTAGGTTGTTGTGACGATGCCGTCAGTGCCGAATGTCGTGTCTAGTGCCCCGTTTGGCATGTACCGCAGCACGACGAACCGAAACGAACCACCAGTCGGCCGCGAGAACCCCGCGGCGACAATCCGGCCGTCCGGTTGCAGTGCTACCGCATGTAACTCCAGGTTAACGTCGCCGACTTTCGTCTCGACGAGACCGCTCGTTCCGAAGCCTGGATCAGGAGCTCCGCTCGTTAGCAGGCGCACGAGCGCAAACGTGCCGCCTGAGCCTCCGGTGTAACCTGCGACGATGATCCTGCCATCAGGTTGCGCTGCAATGGCGTGAGCGCCGGATGTTGGGTACTTCAACCACACGACTCCGCCGTCCCCGAACGTCGGATCGAGCGTACCGGCCGGTCCGGTGCAGTTGGTGCTCGTGTCGGAGGCATCGTTCGCGTCGAGTCCACCATCGCCGGGGGCGTCCGGTGTCGTCATGCTATCTGTTGCCGCGTCGGAAGGGACGGACGCCTCAGCGTTGGGCGGTACGCACCCCGGGCCCTCGCACGCCGGTGGCTCGTCACTGCCGCAAGCGAAGACGACGGCTGCGCACAGCGCCGCGGCACCGACCGCGCACAAAGCGCCCCGCCCGACCCTTCTCTCGTTCCACATCCTCATCGACGCACCCTTCTTTCGTGGACGGCACGCCCACGTCTCTTGGGGTACGTCAGGACGGCGACGTTGTCGCGCGCCGGACGAGAATAAGTCGTTCGTACCCCCCCCCGAGTCATCGTGGACTAGGTTTAGCTTCGAATGGCGTAGCGTCAAGCCGTCAACGGGGCAGCTCGACGAATCGGGCGGACGCTCAGGCAGCGGTCCCTTCGTGGACCCTGGGCCCGGCCTTTCCGTGGGGCGCGCGAAGCGCGCCCCCTTCTGCTCTCACCGGAGCGCCGTGCGAATGCGCACGAGAACCGCGTGGAGCTCGCGCTCCACGTGCCACGCCTTCACCCGAACGACGCGCACGCCGTAGCTCGCGAGGTATGCGTCCCGCTGGCGGTCCTGCCGCTCGCGGCCGATGTGCGCGGAGCCGTCGACCTCGACCGCGAGCCTCGGCTCCGGCGCAAAGAAGTCGACGATGACAGTGCCGAGGACGACCTGGCGCCGGAACTTGACGCCGAGCCGGCGCCCGCGCAGTGCCTCCCAAAGGATGCGCTCCGACGGCGTGGGGTTGCGCCCGGAGTACTGGGCGCACGGGGTGAGAAAGGTGCGATCGTGGTGCAGGGACGGAAAGAGAAAACGCATAGGGCCTCCGTGCCGGCGAGGGCGCCGGCTTCGTGCCCCACCGGCGCAGACGCCGTGACAGCGGCAATTTCGTCTCGCACCTGACCCCGATGCCGCTGGCGCGGCGTGTGCGCCACGGCACGACGCCGGCGCCCTCGTCGGCACGGAGGGAGTGAGTCTCGAGCCTGTCGATCGCGCAGCTCGCGGCGATCGCAAGGGTACCTTGACTCGTGGGAGATCGAGGGGTCCGAGCCGCGCCGCGTTTCTGCGCCTCCCCCTCCTCGCTCGCAGGCTTCGCGCGAGCGAGTGTCGCGAGGAGCCGTGGGAAAGCGAAGCCGAGAACGAGGTTTGGGGGAGGCCGACCGGCGAGGAAAAGCTCACACCGAGAAACGCGCCGAACGAGAGAACCCGCGAAGACCTCGAATCGCAATTGGGCTTTTGCTCGTCGGGCGGGTGGGGGCAACGCTGCTAACGCTGCTCTCTCCCTCATGATCGCCCCGCGGGATGCACGTCTCCTTCTCGTGGAGGTCGTCGGGGTGGATGGGATAGGGGAAGACGAAGCCGTGCTCCCAGGCGTGCTCGACGAGCCACTTTCCGCCTTTGGTGCAGCCGAAGCCCTGACGGAAGACGGTCTCTCCGGAGGCCTTCCACTCGGCGGTGAAGAGGTCGATGGTGGTGCCGAGCTGGTGTTGGCTATGGCCCGGGAGGGCGGACTGCTCGGCGGCAGAGCAGAAGTCGCTGCGCTTCACCCACCCTTGGAAGGTGACACACTGGGCGAGATAACTCCGATAGACGGACTCGATGTGTCCGGGGACGCCCGCGCGCGCCATGGCGGCGAGGAGGTCCTTCATGGCCATGGCGGCCTCTTTGCGGAGGCACTGGTACTTCTCGCAGTCGGCGGGGGAGCGGGGCTGGAACTTGACGACGTCGACCATGTCGGTCGGGGCGTAGTCGGGAGCGAGGGCGCCTTGGGGGGAGCGGTTGACGAGGGCGAGGAGGTCGTCGCCG
The sequence above is a segment of the Myxococcales bacterium genome. Coding sequences within it:
- a CDS encoding M15 family metallopeptidase, whose product is MRSSLRALPFALTTALVALGACAKSTPQAPQEPAADAAVDASPRDAALAMDASASADATTPDDASGEPQTALPKDPYGAMKESARIACAVLAKGAQKNFLAPRDLKASFVDGDDLLALVNRSPQGALAPDYAPTDMVDIVKFQPRSPADCEKYQCLRKDAASAMKELLAAMARAGVPGHIESVYRSYLAQCVTFQGWVKRSDFCSAAEQSALPGHSQHQLGTTIDLFTAEWKASGETVFRQGFGCTKGGKWLVEHAWEHGFVFPYPIHPDDLHEKETCIPRGDHEVPINPKTGYRYEHWHVRYIGKDAARELHAAESAKDPHDPDAISLEQWIRQKRGLRGDTDVSVCDGCNCGACASLDEANACGTRAIALDTSGLPKTSASAPTITAAKLVAPPEAKGWSGAVLSVELDVPEHTLTQPPLVGLPGPGFADTSITTSAFVPLPQTKPRAYPALAGAVRVGVRVVGSGPAFPYTFGLGEPQVGRTYNRANLLLPAPSGKKAFLAPLPKLEGELEVAVLKGGRVEGPVVRVAPKP
- a CDS encoding right-handed parallel beta-helix repeat-containing protein, coding for MVGVIVAGDAVCVVGWDTGANRAEVARATRLNLATSKTVFGVTEAVNGGAGTASVLVAGEVAKQAVTSLGAGGAGTSYVVATDVNAGTAADQCRLIRVERPDGSEYVVGTCDEGGNLAIQPRASRDTSARLMFNVRSYGVTGAGSDETAISAAATAAAASSGGILHFPPGTYVTSPASTLTIPANVQVFFDEGATLEPNGASVTIEGRILAHPNQTLFGGTGFRSAVTPSGAMLPVVTISGEPARDYDFVVAIDAGNSSLFRYSLDGGTSYFPAPPAAPLTLPVGSIFTFPATGITAAFPAGVYVAGSSYTWSTRRAVSVGPASFPSFNVVNFGAVPYDAIVGGMTDSAPAIQACIDAVPNLPGYALGAVVHVPPGYYRIGSTLEIGRGVLLRGAGSHRYGDYAPRSVLLADEGVTAIRTWHGSMGLPDDFIADGCAIEDLMCQAVGHSVPGACGLEMFTATFINRCTFAGFSSHGIRIDTTAGGSASNWQIQWSRATENGGDGLHTVGFNSNVGLAIGFDAQGNKGYGIYEASALGCTYISCHTAENLKGGFCVAPGLPGASTFVGCYHEGDQPPNAFEANNLTVLGGFGEAGETPRSSYYGGYAHQAQPVTFVSTTGPALTAQGTNPPTLRLRGYLIEPYAAVRIEVTTAGYPDGKNAWGEAAGASAEYRWSIDDGTTWNGPFPIPPTHDAYNLGPGFVNLGTTGLAAVFTPGYYSADNVWFGSSEGGRITSFQAGSKVDAKAAFAWSHQQFPLVEGTDAGYQCVWNPETGQWDLRWGGSGYFIGMHFASRYSLPRPGHVTFDDGVWFGTQTQGWNRLTGASADHAVGSTDWLGGTGTDTGFVGWFSAGDLIVNRSNTTRFPAAWRAVESGGWSMGLFGPNTPWVTGRQYSPGESVEPTVPNGYVYRALSRGTAGAAEPTPWPTTRGGTIVDNDVTWECVGPQGPSVIEPILSQSELLGVYTVAGSATLTENEAQFERLKLDGAPRRRFRPHPTPPVLPKAGFASSGTPPPTTPPSRPAREIPESSSPPAAPTTSSVTVPPASASCSAPSRVSLRPPERAELAIWGGPQARRP
- a CDS encoding DUF559 domain-containing protein; the encoded protein is MRFLFPSLHHDRTFLTPCAQYSGRNPTPSERILWEALRGRRLGVKFRRQVVLGTVIVDFFAPEPRLAVEVDGSAHIGRERQDRQRDAYLASYGVRVVRVKAWHVERELHAVLVRIRTALR
- a CDS encoding M15 family metallopeptidase; the encoded protein is MRPSLRALPFALTTALVALAACGKSAPQAPQEPPADAALDAPPRDAALSALSANDAALPTGDASADASAEATDAPPKDPYGAMKESARIACAVLAKGAQKNFLAPRDLKASFVDGDDLLALVNRSPQGALAPDYAPTDMVDVVKFQPRSPADCEKYQCLRKEAAMAMKDLLAAMARAGVPGHIESVYRSYLAQCVTFQGWVKRSDFCSAAEQSALPGHSQHQLGTTIDLFTAEWKASGETVFRQGFGCTKGGKWLVEHAWEHGFVFPYPIHPDDLHEKETCIPRGDHEGESSVSSVAPTRPTSKSPIAIRGLRGFSRSARFSV